A segment of the Lycium ferocissimum isolate CSIRO_LF1 chromosome 5, AGI_CSIRO_Lferr_CH_V1, whole genome shotgun sequence genome:
tagttttaaagttTGACTGAAACTGATGCATTAacttttttaattgaaaatatcaaataactaaaatttattaatgaAAACTTATGATAGTGAAATTATAAATTAAGGATAGAATGATTATTTTGTACTACATCTATCTCATTATATATGGCACAATTACCATAATGAGATTCTAACAAGAATGTCACtatgaaatttaaatttattttattaactcTCAAAGTTATGGAATTTGAAGTtcgaaatttaaaattaaaattaaataacttGACCCAAAGAGAGGCGACAATACTTTTATAACTTAATgcttaaatttaattatttgtcACACAAATCATCCATCGTTTAGTCTTAAACtcataaattaataataaatatgtagatattttattattttgtaaaaaattatATAGAGAGATTTTAATCTTTCTAATGGCATCACTTTTGAATTTCATCCTAATTTTACATCCTTTAATTTACactgaataatcatgaaaatatacttttaaaaagaattaGTCACCATGTTGGGAGCACGGGCTCCATCTTTTGAATGCATTGGCCCCACTTGAAATTTTTAATTGTCTTTCATAGCCATTTAGATATTTTCTTCCCAATTTAGCTAACGATGGGAACATTTTGAGCGAGTATTATTACTTGTTGTAAATGCTATGGTTATTTATGCCAGAATAGTTGTAAGATCTATCGATGGATACTAAAAGTTCATTCTTAATTTTGCACcagaaagaaataagaaaataacataaaaagaaagtatatatgaaattaaaaggggaaaacttaaGCCAAGGCTTCAAATCAAGGTTTtaaacaacaatgaacaataaAGTTCTGTTGTATGCAAGAGCAAAATCAGCGTGTAACATAAACTAAAAGCTACTAAAGGAATAAGCTGGTTAATGCACATTACACGTGCTATCCCTTGCAAGTGGTATATAAGATCAAGCAAAGGTCTGATGGCACTATTGAGAGGTATAAAGCTAGACTTGTTATCAGAGGTGACACCCAAAAGGAAGGCATAGATTACACTGAAACATTCTCTCTAGTTGTAAAATTGACTACTGTCAAGTGTCTCTTGTCTTTGGCAGTTAAGAGAAACTGGACTGTTTTTCAACTTGATGTTAACAATGCCTTCCTCAAGTTGGATTCAGATGTCGGTGACCCTATTCCTGATCCTAGTTCTTATAGGAAACTCATTGGCAAGCTTAATTTTTTACAACATACTAGGCGTGATATCTCTTTCTCTGTACAACACCTTAGTCAATTTTTGCATTGTCCACGAGTTCCACACGTGCTTGCTGCTCTCCATGTTCTAAGGTATCTCATGTCTGCTCCTGATTTGGGTATTGTATTGAACTCTTCTTCTGATTGTTCTCTTGTGGCATTTTCTGATTTTGACTGGGCTTATTGCCCCACTTTGAGAAGATCTGATACTGGGTTTTATATAACTCTCGGTGGTTGCCCTGTGTCTTGGAAGTGCAAGAAACAACCCACCATTGCCCTGTCATCTGCTGAGGCTGAGTATAGGCCTTACGCAAGGTGGTAGATGAGATTGTTTGGTTGAATAGGCTGCTTGGTGACCTTGGTCTTTCTATTACAAAGCCTGTTCCTATTCATTGTGACAGCCAGGCTGCTCTTTAGATTGCAAAAAATCCAGTATTCCATGAGCGAACAAAGCACATTGAGATTGACTGCCACTATGTTCGTGATTATTTGCAATAATCTCTTATCTCTCTTCATTATGTTCACAGTTCTGATCAGCTGGCTGATATTATGACAAAGGCTTTGCCAGGACCTGTACATCAAAATTTGTTGGGCAAGCTGGCAGTGTGCACACCCTCCAGCTTGAGGGGTGGTGTTGGCATGAAGCCCAATTTAGTCAAGGTCCAAGTAATGATAGACCCAATTGTCAGTGTGTTTTAACAATGCCAGGgttcaaaattaataaaatatattcGCTCACTTTCAGGATTACTTTAGTACTTCATGGCATTCTTTCTTGGCTTACAAGTTTTACTCACTCACCTAAACATGTATGGTTATGGCTGAGGCAGATACTATCACCTCAAAATGGTTTGGATTTTTAAACACacttgaaaaagaaagtaagacaaactaATTAAAACAGAGGGTGTACTTTCTTTTAATGATAAATAACTTATATAAACTGTGAGGTAAGCTTATATTGCAAActcaagaaaaattcttttacGAAGCCAAACCTGAGGAAACACCTTAACTAAACTTGAGCTCTGCGGTGGCATTTGTTGTTTCCGGACTCCATTGCGTCTCCTATACTTCGGAATTTGAAGTTAAGAGTCCAACAAGTAGGTCTATAGAAATAGGACCGTTGACTATAGGTTACCAAGCAATGCTATCAAATAGAATTAACTGCATTTTTGTACGTACATCTTGAACTCATTTAAGAAACAGAGGATGAAAACTACATCCTACATAGGAATCTCTCGTTCTCTGTCTTAACATTGCTTCTGGTAATGTCATCCACAGTGCAGCATCCAGCAAGAGCCATTGTCAGCTCCAGTTCACTCTTGAGCATCTCAATTACTTGCTTTACCCCAGACTCCCCCTTAGCTGCTAGGCCGTAGATGACTGGTCGACCAATCTgaagaatatataaaattatatacaCTGTCAGCATATATGAGTTAAATCCATTTCTTTAAAGCATTTAAGTTTACCAGAACAGCTTTGGCGCCTAGTGCTAATGCCTTGAATATGTCTGTTCCTCGCCTAATTCCTCCATCAAGCAGAACCGGTACTTTACCTTGAACAGCTTGGACCACCTAAAACCATTAGAGATTAAGGAGGAATATATGAAAGTCAATCaaaggacatgccaaaaagatgTGTTTGCATTGATGGAAATATTTGGATTATAGAGGAGATTTCAACTTTATAAATCTTAAGCTTTTAACAATTCAaattgttgaagtgtgtgaccatctcatctaaaaactTAAAGTTGTTAAACAAAGCACACTTTTATTTAGTGTACTTTATTTAGTACAACACATCAAACTTTAAGGAAGGAAATCACCTCTTCAAGAACAGAAATAGTAGCTGGAGTATAATCTAGTTGTCGAGCTCCATGGTTAGAGACAATAATTCCTACAACTCCTGCTTCAATTGCTTTTATTGCTGAGAAAAATAGAATATGCCAAATCTCAAGATTAAATGCTCACTTAGGGAATCTTGGTAggagaatttgaagttttgTACAGTAATAATAATTATACCATCTTCACCAGTGAGAACGCCCTTAATCAGAATTGGCAACTTGGTAATTGATTTTAGCCACGCTATATCCTGCGAAGTTTTTGGAAAGTATGACTGTATGAGGATTAAAGAACACAGTGGATCATATTCTTATCGAGCTTTAAAAACCATGAAACTAGATCTGATACTTCTCAAATGTACTTTGTATCTCAGCTATGTTACATATTTTACCATATGTTGATAATCTGAGTAATTTGAGTTCATGGATCAAGACTATTTTTCATAATATCTTCTAATGTGGTATTAAGGAAcacatatatttaattttaaatcttGTACCTTCCAGCAAAGCGAAGGATCAAGAGTTCCTGCAGCGTATGCTGCAAGATTTGAGCCTTTGTCCTGCATTATTGTATAAGTGGATTAGTAAGCATAGTCTACacttcattcaagttatctATCCATGACGAAGAATGGAATTTTGCGCATTCTTACAAACTAAGATTGTTTCTTTAGTGAGTTTCAAGTTTTGTCTGTTTCAGTTTAACATGTTGTACTTTGTCTAGTAATTGCTTTTAGTAAAAAGCCAGAATATTTATGGTTATACTTACAGAAACAACTTCAGTTGATATAAGACCTTCAAAATTCCTCAACCTGGGTGAAATCATCCTGCAACTCCGACTCTTAGTATATCAAACACAGTATTACTAAAATAAATTCCTAAAGTATTAAAAGGATGAAACCGACTTCTTCCGGATTAGATTGAAAAGAATTTAAGCATAAAAGGACATACAACTTACTTATTCTTTACATCAGCCTCCCTTCTGCCAAGTCTCGGAGTATCACCAGTGAGAATTATAGCCTTGAAGCCATTGCTTTCAGCTCTATGCACCATAAGTTCTGTTATATCTCTCCTTTTGTAAACctattgacaaaaaaaaaaaaaaaaaactacctaTCTGTTAACAGAAGCACAAAAATCAGTGAagatatatgatgatgatgatgagagttcGGGATAATAAGAGTTACATAGGTTTGAAAAAAGCGAACAGCATTGCAGCTTGAAGCAACCTCCTCGATTGTGCATGTGGACGTAAATGACATTCCCTATACTCAAGAGAACTCAGCCATCCATTTTGAGATgtaatataaataagtaatcaacgTGTTCTTTCTCTCAAacagcttaagcttttagatgaggcACCAAAATTGGAAAAGATTATTTTACCATGATAACATTACATGCTGCAGCACCTCTAGCTGTTGCAACTTCTCCTGGCATAAATACAACAGCCTTTTGGAATAAGAGCAACACCACATGTTCCGCTAAGAGACTAGTGCACTAATTGATTTTATCCGAACCTTGAGGATGTGCCAATTGATGCGACGAAGTTGGAGCAACTATAATTGGAGCTGATGTCTTGTGACCGAGTACAACAGTTGACATGTTTATTCTGCTCACATCAACAAGTATTCTTGGCCGAATACTGAGTTTCAGAAAGGTTAGTAGCGCTGCCATTTCCAAATCAAGAGCAAGAACTACGTACAAACTTACGTGATTCTGTGAAATGCTTCTATATTTTCTTTGAGTGTGTACTGATCCTCAGCTCCTCCAGCAAAGAAATCATAATACATCTTTGGAAGAGCTTCCCTAGCTAGCTCTTGAAATTCGTTCACATTAACTGGTTCCCCTATCATTTTAGCCTGCACACACGAGCATTCCTATATTAAATCCGTCTCGTATAGTTGAACTTTGTGTTCAATATCCCTCAGGTTTGTTTAGGTATAACTTGAATTTATCGAACAAATTAATTACTCCAGAACATAAACTCAAGATCAAAAGATAGGAGTACTTGACACTACATGCACGTAAGAGTAGCAGGATAATGAACTAGCCCATAATATAATTCAGACTCGGATATCACATCCAATTTGGAATTCCAAAGTTTTACCAGATACTGTGGCTAAGCATAGACAGGAACAAACAACAAACAAGAAAATTGTGAAACTGGTTGTTGAGGAGAcataatttaagtaattaaaaatATGCTCGTATGATAGTTTAACCTTTTGGATGAGATGGTCCTTACTTCAATATGGTATTAGAGGAGGCGAGAGGTCCTAGGTTCAAATCTCTCCACCACCCAAAAAGCAAAATTATGTTTCCACTCCTGAGGGGGGGGCGAGATCGGGGGGAAACGTTAAGGGTTTTAAGCCANNNNNNNNNNNNNNNNNNNNNNNNNNNNNNNNNNNNNNNNNNNNNNNNNNNNNNNNNNNNNNNNNNNNNNNNNNNNNNNNNNNNNNNNNNNNNNNNNNNNATTAGTTTTTGTACTTCTGGTTATTGATGTACTTCAAGTTAGATATTGCAGGAACTTCAGCCCAGTGGTATGGACATGGCAACCAGACAAGTGAGGAGTGGTTTTGACGTATCTGGGCCACAAGAAGATAAGAGCAATAATGAGCTGATCAAGACCAGTTCATCTCCTGGGTGGACTCAACAGCCTGTAAATAGAACTTCCCTTTTCTACTGTTTGCCTCTGAATTCTGCTTCTGCTTGTGCTTGATGCTTCCAAATCACTTGCAATATTACTTTTAGTTAAATGTTGCTCTCTTTAACACAAAATGATTGTCCCTTTTTGCTTTCCTCGTGGCGGAAAGATTGACTATGACTCAAGACTTATTAATGTTTTTGTGTCATTTTTAAATTGAAAGAATCACAAGTTCACAACTTAGTATCCATCTTTAAATACTTTTTTAGATATCTAAATTTTATTCCgaaaattcaaatttaaccattttttactttattttgaaaacTGGTCAACTTTAtcttcaaaaaagaaaacaagtctATCTCTTTGGGagatggactaatttaaagGTTCTCCGTAAGTCCGTATTCCGTTTATAATTTTGAAGGATTGTGTTTTTATTTCTCCCTTTTGCTTGTAACTAAAAAATATAACTATTCCTGTTGAGAATGCCTCACGATGTTGTTGAACAGGAAtgtcttctttattgtattaaCTTTTGGATCACAACCGCTACCACTTATTTATTTCTAACCATGAGGTCTTAGGTTCAAGTAAGTCCCGGCGGAAGCtaaaaaacactaggtgatttcttcccatgtGTCTAAGCTTTGGTGGCCAAAATTATCCGGTATCTATGTTGTTAGGAGGTAGTAGGTACCTGGTGGAATAATCAAGGTGCGTGTAAGTTGGCCCTGACACcgtaacaaaaaataaaataaaggaaacaaCCCCTTATAATGAGGAAGGGGAAAAGACAATATTAGCCCTTGAGTTATTGCTTAATTACTCTTTTAATCCTTGTGTTATGTAACTTAGCTTATGTAACCTTCAATTAAGACAACTGTGCGATTTTAGTCCCTAAAGATTACGAAAGCTAACAGAGGAGGAGAAACTTAATCTTTATTTCAAcattgaaaagaaaaacaaaaaaagaacaacaaaaaagaaaagaaagagagagataCTAGGAAACCTTCAACCTCGGGACCTCGCAACTATCAGTTCAACTTCACCTGCGATTCTCCGAGGGCGGAGAGAGAGGATGGCGACGGAGCCTCCACTGCTCTAGATATAATTACGAGAGATGATGATTGCATATTTCTTACTGGATCGATTCTCTCTTGTCATGATGCTCCCAAGCTCTTTTAATTTGTTGAAGGATCCATACTTGATGCTTTAGAAGAGTATAGTCAACTGTTGAAGTTGaactctgtgtgtgtgtgtgtgtgagagagagagagagagagagagaggggctGTTTCAAAAGACTGCCGGGAAATCCCCCAAACTTATGGGTGAACTTGCTTGGGATCTCATATTGATCTTCAAGAATTTGCTGTCAGAGGATCTATATTGACTCCTCCTaaacttcttttttaaaaatggcTTTTTCTTGTGGGAATGTCAAGAAATCTAAGTAATACAACTCCATCTTTAATGAGAGAATATCAATAAGAGATTACTCCATAAATATAATCCTGATACCTGGCAGACTTTAATTTCTCTTCCTGATTGTTTGGAAGAAGCGTTCATATACATCACACAATTGGGTATActtctgtttttcttttttttggttgctTTACTTCTTATTATCTTGTTTGCTGGCAACTCCGCTGGTGACAaaaatattgaggattgaaggCTGATGATCAAACTGTGCCAACTGGTGAGGTTAATGGAGGAAATGGAGAGATTTGTAATCATGTTCTGCTCCTAGCtctttcttcctctcttttttttttggatttttaatTTTGTGAACTTTTCAAGTAAGTATTCTGTTAAGTTTTATTTAATCCCGTTAGTTTGGTTGGTTTAGGGATTAAAACAGCACAGTTGATAACACAAGATCAGTTATGCTCAGTCAAATAACACaaggaccaaaaatggaattaagCAGTAATTCAGGGATTAAAATTGTCATTTCCCCTAATAAGGAAATAGAGTCTAGCcaatttgaattttttccaTCTCAATATTATGTTTTTAACTCCCTCTTTTAATAGAATTTTAATAACAATGTAATTCTTTTCCTGCTTGAAATTGCAATAGACATCAATCGGTTGGATTTTCTGTCTTTGAAGTTACTTAGTGCTTTCTTCATTTCAAggacaaaaaaaatttaaaccgGGCATGAGCCAGGTTCAATTTCATTTATTATAAGCCACTTTGAGATTATAGTTTCTTTTATTAGATTGAACTAGTAATTGGAACCggacagtggcggagccaggattttcactaagggggttcaaaatatgaaaaagttaaCACACGAAGAGGTCAAAGGGGGTTCAACGTCTACTATATAcccataaaaaataattttaaccatgtataaacagtgtaattttccgCCGAAGGGGGTTCGGAACCCCCTTGGCCCTTCCTCCTGCGCCCCTGGAACCGGAAAGATCAGACCAAAACTTATTTGTATTACTGAATAGATATACAATCACTTGCCACCCACTTTAGTTTGGATCATGTTGGTTCTCTTTTTCTTATGCTTTTGAAAGATTTGTACTGATGCAAACATGGCTCAACTATTGGACAGTCAGAACCATTTCcttctttattcatttttcaatCTCCATGGAAACCCAACCTCTGGCTCAAATGTACTTTTGTTGTCGATTTAGTCTCATCCTCGCGTTGAGTCAAATTTTTATTGGATAAATTTTTGTTGGTGGCtctcaattttccttttctcccTCTCCAATTCTTAAATTGATGAAGATACATTGTGGAACTCCTTTTGTCTTAGCTTATTGCTGCTTGTGAAAAAGACGAGCATTACAGTGGGATGAAAATTGATGAGCTAGAAAATGACGTAGAGCTGAATGACTGCTCTGAGGACAATTCAGATGATAATGTGGCAACTATACCCACCCAAAAAGGAGGAATGAGGAGAAAACATCATCGACCTTGGACTATCAATGAGGTTGTTAAGCTAGTGGAAGGTGTAGCCAGGTATGGTGCTGGTAGATGGTCTGAGATAAAACGGCTTGCTTTTGCGTCTTGCCCTTATCGAACTTCGGTGGACCTGAAGGTTGGTGTTAACTTGTGCATTTAGTTGAATCTAGTAATTGGAATTCATTGGAAATAAAATAGTTCTGGACTGTTTTTGTACATGTGATGTAATGCTGCAAATTATCGATGTACTTGCAGGACAAGTGGAGAAATTTGCTGAAGGCTAGTTTTGTGCAGTTGCCTGCAGAAAAAGGGGTTAGCATTATTAGAATTATTATTATGCATGTTGTTTCATTCTTCTTGATGATTTTATCAAGGCTTCTTTCAACTATAAGACGGCTTCAGACAATCACTATGTTTCAGTAGAATTGGTGATATCGCTAGTATGATATGGTAAACAAGGTGATAATGCATTCTGCAGGAAGTTGATATAGTACCCTACTTATCAAGAGGAATTAGTAATAGATTTTTACTCTATTAGGTGTTTGCGGTTTCAAACTACATGTTCTGGTCTCATGCttgcttaattttttaaaactaattttgacaAGGCACAGAAAGAGGGGGTAGggtggggggggtgggggggggggtatagCTGGTGGGCTTTGTTTCTGTATTTGTTAACATTCAGAGCATCATTGCCCCTCCTCTCCCCCCACCCAGTTTGTGGAAGCTATAGAATTGATCATAGTATCCTTCTTAACATCATATTTCTGATATCACAGATTCTGAATTCCCGGAAACAGGCTTCAGTTCCAATTCCTGCTCCAATTCTCTCACGTGTGAGAGAGCTTGCTGATATGCAAGGTCAGATCCCACCAATTCTCGCTACGGGCAAGTCAAGTGGACATAGTAGTAGTGGTAGAAGTGTACATGAAGCTAGGTCTGGATTCCTGTAATTTCAACATCATAAGAGGTTTGTTTTTTGAAATAAGCCTGATGCTGAAGGGCAAACAGTTCAATAGCCGTTATGTTTTATATGTGAATGCTACTTTTTGTGCGATTTGACCTTGgtcatttttaattaaaggtTTTGAAGTTGAGggcaattttatttttcttccctCATATCGGAAAACAGGCAGTAAGACTGCTGTTCCCGCTTAAATGGTTCTAGTTGGTCATAATATCccagccattttttttttcttcaactttgaaAACTATTCATATCCCTGCCAGCATGTTCCTCCCCATACCCCATGCCTATAAATTGTTGATGGTGTAACCTCCCTTTTTAAGCAGCGATTTGATGAGTTGAGCTTAAATGAAGCAGTGAAAGATTCATATAGCTGGCCGCGACTTGTTTGGGACTGACatgtagtagttgttgttgatCTGATCTACCATGTCAAAAGGACATGCTTTTCCTATTTGTTTTACTTATGTAACTCAGATGATATTGGGCCCATCTCCATCCACGCCTATTGTAATAGCAAGCAGTCGTCTCCTTGGAAACCAAAGATCTGGTCTGTGAGATAATTATGTTGCCAATACGCCATATATGTGGTGGTGGAATTGTCTATAGGGAACTTGAGAATGAAGATGGGTGTCTGTTAAAAGGGAAATTTCAGTTACATTGATATAGGAAAAACGATAAATAGTGAAACAACTTTATCTTAGTGTAGCAACCTACTCTACTCTTCCCCATTACTACCTGAAACATTGCCATCAAGAGAGTCAAAATCAACATTTTAGCAAACTTAAGAAGACAAGTTTGTCagcaacaaaaaaagaaacGGAAAAAGAAACACAGAAGATTTAAGTTTTTCGAgacataatataataataagtaATTAAAGCTGTGCAGCCTCTTACTAAATTTTTAGATGGACGGCCATACAATCCAATATGAAATTCAGGGAACAAGGCCGGGAACCAATGATTGTAGAGCTGTCAAAATGGGCTGGCTCAGCCCATCCGGGCTTGCCCACACGGGCTCTGGAATTTAAAAGGCCTGGCCAGGCTGGCCCACCATTTTGATGGGCCTTAAAACAGCAAGCCCAACCCATCACTACGTGGGCTGCAGGCCAGcccacattttttaaaaatatatttttcgtaattctttaatttaaattctaatttaaaaatcctaacatatatatttacGAGACAATATTACATGGTGTTACTACTTGCTAACAAAGTCTCAAATTCCTAAATAAAATGATTCTAATAATGCTTATTAAGTTTGGCTTCCAGTAAAGATTGATTGTATGGCTTTGATTGAAACCTCTACCACTCTATGTAAATATTTTGGGTACGACTGCACAAGAAAACGATCTTGTAGAACCAAAGCTTCTGTGAAACTAAATAACTTTTAACATTGTTAACACTTAACATATTAATAACTTATATCACTCGAACCAAATAGAGATATCTACAAGCAAACTAAAGAGTTAATGAGTAGCAATACAACTAGCTGAATAGGAATATCAAGCTTTTTCTTCCTGCCATCATATTCACAGATCTTTAAGCTTCAGGATCATTTGATGATTTGCATTTCTTGAGGCAACATGTCATCTGATACAGTAATTATGTTCCTTGTAAATTCAGTTTTGGCCTCAAAGCATCCTGTCAGCTTAGAACATGCGTTTAGCTTCTTCCTAGTCTAATTACATAAGATTTTGTGTCACAAAAGCATCAGCGGTCTTGCTTCATTTGCTTTGCTTATCTTGCATTTTGCTGTCGTTATTTTCCTTTCAACACTACTTTGATTACTTCTTTTGAGCCGagagtctatcggaaacaacttctctaccccacaaaggtaggggtaaggtctgcctACATCTTGCtttccccagaccccacttgtgggactacattgggcatgttgttgttgtaaaagtATCAGTGGTCTTATCGACCAAAGCACCCAGGATAGGGAAGTTAGGACAGCTAGCGTTGAGCTGCTTATAGAGGTGTATCTTGGTGCCAATGTCATAAAGTAGGAAAGTTGATGCCTATGATACTCAAAAACATCTTATGTTATGCAGGAGAAGGAAGATGGTGGAGGTAGAGGCCGGCTCAAGTCGCATACTAATGCTCCTGATCGTATATCTGACCGTGTAAAGAAGGCTCCACTGAAGACATGACTGACCCAGATATAGTGGAGCTGCTAGTTCTATATGTTGATCTGGAAGGCTGTATGTTCCTATTGTTGATGTGCCGTGGATTGTTATTGAAGAACGAGCTATACAATGAGAATAGCTCGAGGTTTCCTCAACTTTATGAAGTGAAACCTATTTATCAGAACAGGGTAGAAGATTTCAGTGTTGCACTTTGTATTTTATCATGTCACACTCTGCAGTTTGTATAATATCCGGGCACATGCTTTCTTCCTCCAGATAATATTCAATGTTGCTAAAAGT
Coding sequences within it:
- the LOC132058601 gene encoding uncharacterized mitochondrial protein AtMg00810-like is translated as MHITRAIPCKWYIRSSKGLMALLRVKRNWTVFQLDVNNAFLKLDSDVGDPIPDPSSYRKLIGKLNFLQHTRRDISFSVQHLSQFLHCPRVPHVLAALHVLRYLMSAPDLGIVLNSSSDCSLVAFSDFDWAYCPTLRRSDTGFYITLGGCPVSWKCKKQPTIALSSAEAEYRPYASSDQLADIMTKALPGPVHQNLLGKLAVCTPSSLRGGVGMKPNLVKVQVMIDPIVSVF
- the LOC132055309 gene encoding peroxisomal (S)-2-hydroxyacid oxidase GLO4-like isoform X2 — translated: MIGEPVNVNEFQELAREALPKMYYDFFAGGAEDQYTLKENIEAFHRITIRPRILVDVSRINMSTVVLGHKTSAPIIVAPTSSHQLAHPQGEVATARGAAACNVIMGMSFTSTCTIEEVASSCNAVRFFQTYVYKRRDITELMVHRAESNGFKAIILTGDTPRLGRREADVKNKMISPRLRNFEGLISTEVVSDKGSNLAAYAAGTLDPSLCWKDIAWLKSITKLPILIKGVLTGEDAIKAIEAGVVGIIVSNHGARQLDYTPATISVLEEVVQAVQGKVPVLLDGGIRRGTDIFKALALGAKAVLIGRPVIYGLAAKGESGVKQVIEMLKSELELTMALAGCCTVDDITRSNVKTENERFLCRM
- the LOC132055309 gene encoding peroxisomal (S)-2-hydroxyacid oxidase GLO4-like isoform X1; amino-acid sequence: MIGEPVNVNEFQELAREALPKMYYDFFAGGAEDQYTLKENIEAFHRITIRPRILVDVSRINMSTVVLGHKTSAPIIVAPTSSHQLAHPQGEVATARGAAACNVIMGMSFTSTCTIEEVASSCNAVRFFQTYVYKRRDITELMVHRAESNGFKAIILTGDTPRLGRREADVKNKMISPRLRNFEGLISTEVVSDKGSNLAAYAAGTLDPSLCWKSYFPKTSQDIAWLKSITKLPILIKGVLTGEDAIKAIEAGVVGIIVSNHGARQLDYTPATISVLEEVVQAVQGKVPVLLDGGIRRGTDIFKALALGAKAVLIGRPVIYGLAAKGESGVKQVIEMLKSELELTMALAGCCTVDDITRSNVKTENERFLCRM
- the LOC132055310 gene encoding telomere repeat-binding protein 3-like, which translates into the protein MDMATRQVRSGFDVSGPQEDKSNNELIKTSSSPGWTQQPLIAACEKDEHYSGMKIDELENDVELNDCSEDNSDDNVATIPTQKGGMRRKHHRPWTINEVVKLVEGVARYGAGRWSEIKRLAFASCPYRTSVDLKDKWRNLLKASFVQLPAEKGILNSRKQASVPIPAPILSRVRELADMQGQIPPILATGKSSGHSSSGRSVHEARSGFL